A genomic stretch from Harpia harpyja isolate bHarHar1 chromosome 20, bHarHar1 primary haplotype, whole genome shotgun sequence includes:
- the GFRA3 gene encoding GDNF family receptor alpha-3, which produces MGLALLLGLLLSRAGDLLALPRSDCIAAEQLCLSDSTCNATYRILENCALAKTRFVPLDHDSRVRCLNAELDLGNSSLLHCKCHRRMKRQEHCLRVFWTVHGSMTDGYFNLETSPYENPANEEHWKTDYNKLAALLSGSQLAGDATNPCLKATHICNLSKKCVRLRTDYASICTKGAGSEDMCDRRKCHRGLRNFFEKVPEDFTKRILFCPCQDELCGERRRKTIVPDCSFQYNTKPNCLWLLDSCLEDHICKSRLADFQQNCQPADMSPDGCSQHNHAACLQAYMGMIGTPMTPNYVSNSSVEVSLWCTCESSGNQKEKCDQILSMFESNKCLENTIWSQMHLKQTALERQEDLLYSSPLSFQGDSASTSLASEMSQVAEGKTQRDISEHSSMPMASSVYSGAAVSWPSLALLLPLLLSPC; this is translated from the exons ATGGGGCTCgccctgctcctggggctgctcctctCCCGAGCCG GAGACCTCCTGGCTCTGCCGAGGAGTGATTGCATAGCAGCAGAACAGCTGTGCCTCTCGGACTCTACCTGCAATGCCACCTACAGGATCCTGGAAAACTGTGCCCTGGCTAAGACTCGCTTCGTTCCACTGGATCACGATAGCAGGGTCAGATGTCTGAATGCAGAGCTAGACCTCGGAAACAGCTCTTTGCTGCACTGCAAGTGTCACCGGCGCATGAAGAGACAGGAGCACTGCTTACGTGTTTTCTGGACCGTTCACGGCAGCATGACAGATG GTTATTTCAATTTGGAGACTTCTCCCTATGAGAATCCAGCAAATGAAGAACACTGGAAGACAGATTATAATAAACTGGCAGCTCTGTTATCAG GCTCACAGTTAGCAGGAGATGCAACAAATCCGTGCCTGAAAGCAACTCACATCTGTAACCTGAGCAAGAAGTGTGTTCGTCTGCGCACAGACTATGCCTCTATCTGCACCAAGGGAGCAGGAAGCGAGGACATGTGTGACCGCCGCAAATGCCACAGAGGGCTAAGGAACTTCTTTGAGAAAGTCCCTGAGGATTTCACCAAAAGGATCCTGTTCTGTCCATGTCAAGATGAACTTTGTGGAGAGCGACGCCGGAAAACTATTGTTCCTGATTGTTCCTTCCAGTATAACACCAAACCCAATTGCCTCTGGCTTCTGGACTCCTGCTTAGAAGACCATATCTGCAA ATCCCGACTGGCTGACTTCCAACAAAATTGTCAACCTGCAGACATGTCTCCAGATGGTTGCTCTCAGCACAACCATGCTGCATGCCTGCAGGCTTACATGGGAATGATTG GCACGCCCATGACACCCAACTATGTCAGTAACTCCAGTGTGGAGGTCTCCCTGTGGTGTACATGTGAAAGCAGCGGCAACCAGAAGGAGAAGTGTGACCAGATACTCAGCATGTTTGAGAGCAACAAATGCCTTG AAAATACCATTTGGTCTCAAATGCACCTGAAGCAGACAGCTCTAGAAAGACAGGAAGACTTATTGTACTCATCTCCCCTAAGCTTCCAAGGAGACAGTGCCAGCACATCTCTTGCTTCAGAAATGTCCCAG GTGGCTGAAGGGAAGACACAGCGAGACATCTCTGAACACAGCAGTATGCCTATGGCCTCCTCTGTGTATTCTGGAGCTGCTGTTTCTTGGCCGTctctggctctgctcctgcccctgtTGCTGAGCCCATGTTAA